In Oscillospiraceae bacterium, the genomic window GGTGGGGATGGTGTTGATGACGGCCTCAAACTTGGGGCTGAAGCTCAGGATGATGGCCAGCACAGCGGCAATGCGGATGACCAGCGGGTCGTAGATCTTGCTGAGGGCCAGCACGCCGGTGTTCTCGCCGTAGGTGGTGTTGGCCGGGCCGCCCAGCAGGCCGGCCATGGTGGTGGCCAGACCGTCGCCCAGCAGGGTGCGGTTCAGGCCGGGGTCATTGATATAGTTGTGGCCGACGGTAGCGCTGATGGCGGCGATATCGCCCACATGCTCCATCATGGTAGCCAGTGCGATGGGGATGATGGTGAACAGAGCGCTGATGAATTCCGGGCTGCCGTCGATGGCGAACAGACCCATGGCCTCCTTGTGCAGGGGGATGCCGAACCAGGCCGCGTCGGCGATCTTCTGGAAGTCCACGGCACCGGTGACCAGAGCCACCGCGTAGGACACCAGCACACCGATCAGGATGGGCAGGATCTTGACCATGCCCTTACCCCAGATGTTGCAGATAATGACCACGCCCAGCGCCACAAAGGCCAGCAGCCAGTTGGTCTGGCAGTTTTTGATGGCAGAGGGAGCCAGGATCAGACCGATGGAGATGATGATGGGGCCGGTGACCACCGGGGGGAAGAACCGCATGATGCGGCGGATGCCGAAGGTGGAGATCAGCAGGCTGGCCACCAGGTACACCAGGCCGGAGAAGGCAACGGCGGCGCAGGCGTAGGGCAGCATCTTGGTGTTGACCACGGTCAGGTTGCCGTCAGCGTCTGCCAGCATGGGGGCCACGATGGAGAAACCGCCCAGGTAGGCAAAGGAGGAGCCCAGGAAGGCCGGGACCTTCTTTTTGGTGATCAGATGGAACAGCAGCGTGCCCAGACCAGCGCACAGCAGCGTGGTGGAAACGCTCAGGCCGGTGAGCAGCGGCACCAGCACCGTGGCACCAAACATAGCAAACATGTGCTGCACACCCAGGATCAGCATCCGTCCGGTGCCCAGCTGTCGAGCGTCGTATACGCCCTTGGAGTAATCGATCTGTTTACTCATGGATTTTGTATACCTCCTGCATCAGCCCAAAAAAAGAGGCATTGCCGCGGTGAACGGCAGTGCCTCCCGAATTGGGAACAATAATGACGCCCGGAAAAATAAAAACAGAACAGCGCAGTCGATGCATATTCGGCATACCGCTCTCTCCTTTCGCCCGGGTCTTCCAAACCGCCGGAACCGTTCCGGCCAGAAGCCTGTCCGCCCGCACCCCAAACCGGGCCGCCGGGCAGGCTTTACTGGATAGTATAGCAGACTTTTGCCTGCCCCGCAACCTTTTTTGCCAATTTTCTTGCATTCCGGTCCAAAGCGCACTATAATATTACCTACTATTATAATCTGTATACCGAGCAAGATCAGGAGGATCTATGATCTATCTGGACTATTCTGCCAACACGCCGGTGGACGAGGCCGTGCTGGAACGCTTCTGTGCGGTGGAGCGCAGCTGCCCCGGCAACGCGAACTCCCGCCATCAGGCCGGTGCCGCCGCCAAAGCCGCCATCGACGAGGCCACGCAGAGCATTGCCCGCAGCCTTAATGTGCAGCCGGCGGAGATCATTTATACATCCGGTGCCAGCGAGGCCAACAATTTTGCGCTGAAGAGCAT contains:
- a CDS encoding uracil-xanthine permease family protein; amino-acid sequence: MSKQIDYSKGVYDARQLGTGRMLILGVQHMFAMFGATVLVPLLTGLSVSTTLLCAGLGTLLFHLITKKKVPAFLGSSFAYLGGFSIVAPMLADADGNLTVVNTKMLPYACAAVAFSGLVYLVASLLISTFGIRRIMRFFPPVVTGPIIISIGLILAPSAIKNCQTNWLLAFVALGVVIICNIWGKGMVKILPILIGVLVSYAVALVTGAVDFQKIADAAWFGIPLHKEAMGLFAIDGSPEFISALFTIIPIALATMMEHVGDIAAISATVGHNYINDPGLNRTLLGDGLATTMAGLLGGPANTTYGENTGVLALSKIYDPLVIRIAAVLAIILSFSPKFEAVINTIPTGIIGGISFVLYGMISAIGVRNVVENRVDFTNSRNLIVAAVILVCALGFNSVGGVSFAIAGVNINLSGLAIAAIAGILLNAILPGNDYEFDAADGSEAASSSNLQV